Genomic segment of Klebsiella sp. RHBSTW-00484:
TAATAAGAATGAAGCTAATTTAACGATGCCTGAATACCTTGAGTTTTTAATAAGTTTTTGGGATAAGGTTAATCGTGTTTATGCTCAGAAAAGTGTGTCTGTTCCTATTTTTGGATCAGGGGTAACTAGAATAAAAGGACATAAGACAATTGATGAAGAAGATCTTTTGAAGATAATGTTATGGACTTTCAGGATAAGTGAAATGCGTTTCAAACACCCTGCAAAACTCACAGTAATTATACATGAAGGAAAAATAGATAAAGTTAATCTTCTTGCGTTAAAAACAGCAAGAAATGGACTGTAATCTATTTTTATGCATTGCGTAGTGCCGCCGCATTGAGTTAGGGAACCTATATCACCTCGATGGGTTTCCATTACTGACGCAACGGCATTTCACCACTGCGGCATAAGGGTCGCTAAGTCCGGGTATGCTCGCCGTCATTTTCTCCTGTGAGTCTTTCTTCTTCATATCAGCTTCCGGTAATCGTTCCCCGTCACAACCTGGTCAGCAAGGGTATATAAACGCTTCGCGCCCTTGCTGGCCAGAACGACTCCGGGGAGGCCGAACCGTCAGGCGATACGAAGACGAAATTCACACTGACGGAGAAACAACCATGACTATGAACCTGCATACCCAAACAAGCGCCCCTAATCCCGCACCGGCGACCAGCGTATCCCCGCTGGAGCAGTCAGGCTCCTCAAAAACGAAATTTTCTAAAGGCAAGGCCAAACCAGATGTTTACCAGGTTGTGACTGACAGTATCATCGAAGCGTTAGAAATAGGGGTTAAACCGTGGGTGTGTCCGTGGAAGCGTAACGGTGCGGTGTCAGGTATTCCGTCAAACTTCACCACCGGCACAGCCTACAGCGGGATGAACATCATGCTGTTATGGTGCAGTGCAGCAAAGCAGGGGTTTAATGATTCTCGCTGGTTGACCTACAAACAGGCTCAGGATCAGGGCGCACAGGTTCGTAAGGGTGAGCATGGTACTACAGCCATCTTTTACAAGACGCTGGAAAAAGAAGCGGAGGATGGCGAGATTGAAAAAATTCCCATGCTGAAAACTTTTACCGTGTTTAATGTTGAGCAAATCGACGGGCTGGAAATTGGTGCCGAAATTGAACCACTGGCGGTAGGAGAGTTTGATCCGCTGCCGCAGGTTGAAGCACTATTCCAGCGTACAGGCGCGAACATTACCGAAAGTGGCCAACAGGCATTTTTTAAACCGCTAACGGATGAAATCTGGTTGCCGGAGCGTCATTTGTTTACTGATGCCGCGAATTTTTACGCCACCGGCTTGCATGAACTGGTTCACTGGAGCGGGGCGAAAAGCCGTTTAAATCGTGAAATGAAAGGGAGATTCGGATCGGAAGGGTACGCCTTTGAAGAACTGATCGCCGAACTTGGAAGCGCGTTCATGATGGCTGATTTAGGCGTTGTGGGAGAGGTTCAGCATGAAAGCTATATTGCATCATGGCTGAAATCATTGAAAGACGATAAACGTTATATTTTCAAAGCGGCCAGTGCCGCATCTAAAGCGCATCGGTATTTGATGGACTGCTGAGGATGGTAAAGCCCTGCACGCCGCAGGGCTTCAAATTTTCTGATAGATAATCAGAGATTATCTATTTTTTATAACTACCTGTTTTTTTAGTGTCTTACCGTTTACCAGGAACGTCCTGCAGGACGTTGGCCAACTGCGACCGGCGATGTGTAAAAAAGCAGATAGCATCAAAACCATTGATGCTATTTCAGTAATGATTGGCCAACTCGTTGGACTCGTTCCAAAGGCGGTTAAATTCGCCCTGATACGTCGCCGCCAGTGTCGGTGCATCCTGAACCAGCAGCACGTTCTCTGCGTTGCGTGTTGCCGCACTGGCGGTGTAGTTGAATGACCCGGTTTGCACCGTGTCGCCGTCGACGATCATAAATTTATTATGCATGATGGCGTATTGTGTATTGAGGCGCACAGGTACACCTTTATTAGCCAGGAACGTAACGGCGGTGTATCTGTCGTTATTAGCTTTCTCATCGGCCACTACCCGGACAGATACCCCGCGATTTTTTGCGGCGACGAGCGCCGCTGCAACCGGCTTACTGGTGAAGCTGTAAGCCGCGACATCAACGCTACGCTTTGCGCCATCAATGGCACTTAAAACGATCTGTAATGCACCCTGGCCAGCAGAGGGTGAAAAGCCTACGGAAACCGTAGGCTCTGCTGTGGCAAGCACTGGCGCAGCCATTACGATGGCCAGTACAAAGAACACTGATTTACGCATAATTTGTTAGATCCAGGTTTGTTAGCTCATCAACGGTATAAAATCGAAAAACATTGCGGTGCCGTTCCTCAAGCGTCACCTGTTGGTTGTTCACAATTACATGTTTAATGCTGTCAAACAGCAGCATAAGGGCGCGTTTTTTCTGATCATCAGGTGTGATATAGAACACGTAAAGCCAATGTTTATTTGTCCGTGCCATCAGATGGCTGGCCATTATCGACTGATAACGCGCTTTAGTTTTTATTCGACGCTCTGTTTCAACGGCAATCACTTTGCTGTTAGGCAAAGTGATTAATCCGTCAGGGCGGTGTTTAGTCTGGTACTGATTAAGAAACGTAGACCTGTCGCCGTTAATCCATCCTGTCGCACCTTTCTTTTCGATAATCAGCCTGGCTTGCTGATTATCGAGATGATGCTCCAGTGTCCAACCGGTAAGCCTGGACGGCTCAAATCTTGAGGGAAATGTTTTATCATCAGGGGTTAAAACGACGGCTAGCCCGTCGTTTGTAATTCCCCACAATGATAGTTTTGTTGTGCGTGATTCAATGACATGCTTTTGAATCAGCCCCATTTTCGTTACTTTTTCAAGCAAATCATAAAGTGATTTATGATGCTTAAACCCAAATAAAAATCTCAGCGTTTGATAATCGCTATAGGTTTCCTCTTTGAGAAAATTTAACAGGATGCGGATTTTTTCATGATTACGCTCCTGGCGTTCGCCGTGAGTAGCTAACAGCATTTTTCCCCCTTAAAAATCGAGTAGCGATAATTTTTGATCTTCTACCTGCTGCGGTTCTTCTTCTGCGCTTGCTGTCTCCAGCTCTGGTTTAGCATGTGGATCAGTTACCGGAACCGGGTCTACTTCTATCAATTCAGGAATGACTATCCCTGTGTCTGTCACTGGCGTGATTTCCTCGTCGTCAAAATCCAGTGCCTGTTTAACTTGCGGCGCGGCATCTGCAAGTGCAGGGGGAAGTGTGAAAATTTCCAGAGGGCGCTTTTTCACTTTCAGGGGCGAGATCAGCGAGGCGCGAGGTAACTCCGTTGCGGTAAAGATGTAACTAACAAAGGGAGGCAAATTTTGAAGCATATTACTATCGATAAAATACCGTTCAGCCTGTCGGATGGTTCGTTCATCATCGATTGTTTCAGTCAATACAGCATTGGTTTTAGCTTTACGGCTCTCGTCATCAACTAAAATAGTACCGGACATTCTGGCTACCCAATCCGCCGTATCTGGATCTTGCAACTTATACACCAATTTAAACTTGGCATTTTCAACTACAGCACCAACAACAGCATCACCATTTAAATCAGCCGGGCAGTCTCTTAAATCCGCTATTGATTGGTGCGCCATAATAATATGAACACCTTTATCACGGGCTGCTCCTAAACCTTCGAGTGCAGGTTTTGATAGATGGTATTTAAGTTCGTCCAGGAAAATGGCGATAGGACGAATATCACCAGCAACACGATCACGTAATTCAGCTAACTGAAATAAACGTACTAGCGTCATACGTTGTGACGTAATGATTTTAGAGTTACGCATTGAACCAATGATGTAACAGCATCCACCTTCATCAAAAATCTGTTTTAGCGAAAATCCTCCGGGTGCATTAATTGAATTCAGGAGCGCTAATTCTTCGGTTTTACCGTGGAAAGCT
This window contains:
- a CDS encoding ArdC family protein; amino-acid sequence: MTMNLHTQTSAPNPAPATSVSPLEQSGSSKTKFSKGKAKPDVYQVVTDSIIEALEIGVKPWVCPWKRNGAVSGIPSNFTTGTAYSGMNIMLLWCSAAKQGFNDSRWLTYKQAQDQGAQVRKGEHGTTAIFYKTLEKEAEDGEIEKIPMLKTFTVFNVEQIDGLEIGAEIEPLAVGEFDPLPQVEALFQRTGANITESGQQAFFKPLTDEIWLPERHLFTDAANFYATGLHELVHWSGAKSRLNREMKGRFGSEGYAFEELIAELGSAFMMADLGVVGEVQHESYIASWLKSLKDDKRYIFKAASAASKAHRYLMDC
- a CDS encoding phospholipase D family nuclease; the encoded protein is MRKSVFFVLAIVMAAPVLATAEPTVSVGFSPSAGQGALQIVLSAIDGAKRSVDVAAYSFTSKPVAAALVAAKNRGVSVRVVADEKANNDRYTAVTFLANKGVPVRLNTQYAIMHNKFMIVDGDTVQTGSFNYTASAATRNAENVLLVQDAPTLAATYQGEFNRLWNESNELANHY
- the mobC gene encoding MobC family replication-relaxation protein — translated: MLLATHGERQERNHEKIRILLNFLKEETYSDYQTLRFLFGFKHHKSLYDLLEKVTKMGLIQKHVIESRTTKLSLWGITNDGLAVVLTPDDKTFPSRFEPSRLTGWTLEHHLDNQQARLIIEKKGATGWINGDRSTFLNQYQTKHRPDGLITLPNSKVIAVETERRIKTKARYQSIMASHLMARTNKHWLYVFYITPDDQKKRALMLLFDSIKHVIVNNQQVTLEERHRNVFRFYTVDELTNLDLTNYA